From the Pseudarthrobacter sp. MM222 genome, one window contains:
- a CDS encoding FadR/GntR family transcriptional regulator translates to MSLTASHRPPLVEEVTAKLRALIHSGEWPLQQRIPAEPELMAALGISRGTLREAIKALAHSGMLDVRRGDGTYVRATSEISGAAQRMYQDHSGEHILEVRVGLDTQAARLAARHATAGDIAAMHELLAARRVAWLAEDFSTWASADWDFHLMVAKASANPLLHELYVSFGVVFSADLLRQQRRKGFDGLPHEGHGELLEAISARDEAAAVESVTRNLNSCAEWLRE, encoded by the coding sequence ATGAGCCTCACCGCTTCGCACCGGCCCCCGCTGGTGGAAGAGGTCACCGCCAAGCTGCGGGCCCTGATCCACTCCGGGGAATGGCCGCTGCAGCAGCGCATCCCGGCCGAACCGGAGCTGATGGCCGCCCTCGGGATCTCCCGCGGGACCCTGCGCGAGGCGATCAAGGCCCTCGCCCACAGCGGCATGCTGGACGTCCGCCGCGGAGACGGCACCTACGTCCGGGCCACCAGCGAGATTTCCGGCGCCGCCCAGCGGATGTACCAGGACCATTCCGGGGAGCACATTCTCGAAGTCAGGGTGGGGCTCGACACCCAGGCGGCACGGCTCGCTGCCCGCCATGCGACGGCCGGGGACATCGCCGCCATGCACGAACTGCTGGCGGCGCGCCGCGTCGCCTGGCTGGCCGAAGACTTTTCCACCTGGGCCAGCGCCGACTGGGACTTCCACCTGATGGTGGCCAAGGCGTCCGCCAACCCCCTGCTGCATGAGCTCTATGTCAGTTTTGGCGTCGTGTTCTCCGCCGATCTGCTCCGGCAGCAGCGCCGGAAAGGGTTTGATGGACTGCCGCATGAGGGTCATGGTGAGTTGCTGGAGGCGATTTCCGCGCGGGACGAGGCCGCCGCCGTCGAGAGCGTCACCCGGAACCTGAATTCCTGTGCGGAGTGGCTCCGGGAGTAA
- a CDS encoding DUF1206 domain-containing protein, with translation MPSNETAIGEAADAAEAASNSTVLDVVARAGFAVMALLHIVIGAIAVALVLGAPGQAEPTGAIEQLAANPWGPAVMWAGFIGCAGLSLWQLSEATLRARHLPRGKRLGKLVSSGFLSIAYGSVGLSFAGFAVGNRGDSGDSTRDFSRALVQSPFGVPVLIALGLTIIGIGVYFIIKGAGKKFKDELRYFEGTHRGHLVSVLGVAGHIAKGVALILTGLLFVIAAATNDPGSSTGLDGSLKALQDHPFGPVLLVAIGAGFIAYGAFALVRARFGRM, from the coding sequence ATGCCATCCAATGAAACGGCCATCGGGGAAGCCGCCGACGCCGCGGAGGCCGCGTCGAACAGCACCGTGCTCGACGTCGTCGCGCGCGCCGGTTTCGCCGTGATGGCGCTGCTGCACATCGTCATCGGCGCGATCGCCGTCGCCCTTGTGCTGGGTGCCCCGGGCCAGGCCGAGCCGACCGGTGCCATCGAGCAACTCGCCGCCAACCCTTGGGGGCCCGCCGTGATGTGGGCCGGATTCATCGGCTGCGCCGGGTTGTCGCTCTGGCAGCTCAGCGAGGCAACGCTGCGCGCCCGCCACCTCCCGCGCGGCAAGCGGCTGGGAAAGCTCGTCTCCTCCGGCTTCCTGAGCATCGCGTACGGCAGCGTCGGGCTGAGCTTCGCAGGTTTCGCGGTCGGCAACCGGGGTGATTCGGGCGACTCGACCCGGGACTTCAGCAGGGCGCTCGTGCAGAGCCCCTTCGGCGTCCCGGTGCTGATCGCCCTCGGCCTGACAATCATCGGGATCGGGGTGTACTTCATCATTAAGGGGGCCGGGAAGAAGTTTAAGGACGAGCTGCGCTATTTCGAGGGAACGCACCGCGGCCATCTCGTCAGCGTCCTGGGCGTCGCCGGCCATATCGCCAAGGGTGTGGCCCTGATCCTGACCGGGCTGCTCTTCGTCATTGCCGCGGCCACCAATGACCCGGGCTCGTCCACCGGGCTCGACGGCAGCCTCAAGGCCCTGCAGGACCACCCCTTCGGCCCGGTTCTGCTGGTGGCCATTGGGGCCGGATTCATTGCCTACGGGGCGTTCGCGCTGGTCCGCGCGCGCTTTGGCCGGATGTAG
- a CDS encoding DNA topoisomerase IB: MRLRHSNASGRGYRRVPAGTGFSYKDLDGSTLPPGPVRERLEGIGIPPAWTDVWIAPYDNGHIQATGLDAVGRRQYIYHPSWRERKDRLKFDRSLQLAETLPSARRLVTMDLRSEGLTRERVLAAAFRMLDSGSLRVGSERYTNENGSHGLATLLCAHVKVHKDELRLSFPAKSGKTWESRIKDADLAAVVRQLKRRGGNARLLAYKDGRSWHPVTSADINEYVKERTGEDFTAKDFRTLRGTVAAAVSLAKSGPQPKVAARKSAVSSAMQDAAAVLGNTPSIARKSYVDPRLLDHFAEGETIDAKRLDSAESELRSLLYQEGDVVPLRKAAG; this comes from the coding sequence ATGAGGCTCCGTCACAGCAACGCGTCCGGCCGCGGCTACCGCCGGGTTCCCGCCGGTACCGGGTTCAGTTACAAGGACCTGGACGGGTCCACACTGCCCCCGGGACCGGTGCGGGAGCGCCTGGAAGGCATCGGGATCCCGCCGGCCTGGACGGACGTCTGGATCGCCCCGTACGACAACGGGCACATCCAGGCCACCGGCCTCGATGCCGTGGGCCGGCGGCAGTACATCTACCACCCGTCCTGGCGCGAACGGAAGGACCGGCTGAAGTTCGACCGTTCGCTCCAGCTGGCCGAGACGCTCCCTTCCGCGCGCCGCCTGGTGACCATGGACCTGCGCTCCGAGGGCCTGACCCGCGAGCGGGTCCTGGCAGCCGCCTTCCGGATGCTCGACAGCGGGTCCCTGCGGGTCGGCTCGGAGCGCTACACCAACGAAAACGGCAGCCACGGCCTGGCCACCCTGCTCTGCGCCCACGTCAAGGTGCACAAGGACGAGCTCAGACTCAGTTTCCCCGCCAAGAGCGGCAAGACCTGGGAGTCGCGGATCAAGGACGCCGACCTTGCCGCGGTCGTGCGGCAGCTCAAGCGCCGTGGCGGCAACGCGCGGTTGCTGGCCTACAAGGACGGCCGGAGCTGGCACCCGGTAACCAGCGCCGACATCAACGAGTACGTCAAGGAGCGCACGGGGGAGGACTTCACTGCGAAGGACTTCCGCACCCTGCGGGGCACGGTCGCCGCAGCTGTCAGCCTGGCGAAGAGTGGCCCGCAACCCAAGGTGGCGGCCCGGAAGAGTGCCGTGAGTAGCGCCATGCAGGACGCCGCCGCCGTCCTGGGCAACACACCGTCGATCGCCCGGAAGAGCTATGTGGACCCGCGCCTGCTGGACCATTTCGCCGAGGGGGAGACGATCGACGCGAAGCGGCTCGACTCCGCCGAATCCGAGCTCCGGTCGCTGCTCTATCAGGAGGGCGATGTGGTCCCGCTGCGGAAGGCCGCCGGCTGA
- a CDS encoding FAD-dependent oxidoreductase: MSISTPVGTAARPLRIAVVGSGPAGVYAADILTKSEAVKSGELTVSIDLFDRYPAPYGLIRYGVAPDHPRIKGIVNALHKVLDRGDIRFFGNVDYGTDLSLEDLRTHYDAIIFATGAIKDADLNIPGIELEGSYGGADFVSWYDGHPDVSREWPLDAKEIAVIGNGNVALDVARMLSKHADDLLVSEIPDNVYAGLKSSPVTDVHVFGRRGPAQVKFTPLELRELSHSKDVDIILYAEDFEFDAESDRQIQSNNQTKTMVGTLTNWIAEQPEELSELTASRRLHLHFLHSPVEVYDDAEAPGRVAGIKFERTELDGTGNARGTGEFVDYPVQAVYRAIGYFGSSLPEVEFDHSKGVVPNDGGRVLDAAGTHVPGIYATGWIKRGPVGLIGHTKGDALETVTYLLEDRAQLPLAAAPAPEAVVELLTGRGVQYTSWEGWLALDEHERALGAKATAAGESHGVPVQRERIKVVPREDMVEISRGGVAAQL; encoded by the coding sequence GTGTCAATCAGCACCCCTGTAGGAACCGCTGCCCGCCCGCTGCGCATCGCCGTCGTCGGCTCCGGACCGGCCGGCGTCTACGCCGCCGACATCCTCACCAAGAGCGAGGCCGTCAAGAGCGGCGAGCTCACCGTGAGCATCGACCTCTTCGACCGCTACCCGGCACCCTACGGCCTGATCCGCTACGGCGTTGCCCCGGACCACCCGCGCATCAAGGGCATCGTCAACGCCCTGCACAAGGTCCTGGACCGCGGCGACATCCGCTTCTTCGGCAACGTGGACTACGGCACGGACCTCTCGCTCGAGGACCTCCGCACCCACTACGACGCCATCATCTTCGCCACCGGCGCCATCAAGGACGCGGACCTGAACATCCCGGGCATCGAACTCGAGGGCTCCTACGGCGGCGCCGACTTCGTCTCCTGGTACGACGGCCACCCCGATGTTTCCCGCGAATGGCCGCTGGACGCCAAGGAGATCGCCGTGATCGGCAACGGCAACGTGGCCCTCGACGTGGCCCGCATGCTCTCCAAGCACGCGGACGACCTCCTGGTCTCCGAGATCCCGGACAACGTCTACGCCGGGCTGAAGTCCTCGCCCGTCACGGACGTGCACGTGTTCGGCCGCCGCGGCCCCGCCCAGGTCAAGTTCACGCCCTTGGAACTGCGCGAACTCTCCCATTCCAAGGACGTGGACATCATCCTCTACGCCGAAGACTTCGAGTTCGACGCCGAATCGGACCGCCAGATCCAGAGCAACAACCAGACCAAGACCATGGTTGGCACCCTCACCAACTGGATCGCCGAACAGCCCGAGGAGCTCTCCGAGCTGACGGCCTCCCGCCGGCTGCACCTGCACTTCCTGCACAGCCCGGTTGAGGTCTACGACGACGCCGAAGCCCCCGGCCGCGTCGCCGGCATCAAGTTCGAACGCACCGAACTTGACGGCACGGGCAACGCCCGCGGCACCGGCGAGTTTGTGGATTACCCGGTCCAGGCCGTGTACCGCGCGATCGGCTACTTCGGGTCCTCGCTGCCGGAGGTGGAGTTCGACCACAGCAAGGGGGTTGTGCCGAACGACGGCGGCCGCGTCCTCGACGCCGCCGGCACCCACGTGCCGGGCATCTACGCGACCGGCTGGATTAAGCGCGGACCCGTGGGCCTGATCGGCCACACCAAGGGCGACGCACTGGAAACCGTGACCTACCTGCTGGAGGACCGCGCACAGCTGCCCCTCGCTGCCGCCCCCGCGCCGGAGGCTGTCGTCGAGCTCCTCACGGGCCGCGGCGTCCAGTACACCAGCTGGGAAGGCTGGCTGGCCCTGGACGAGCACGAGCGTGCCCTGGGCGCCAAGGCAACGGCTGCCGGCGAGTCGCACGGCGTCCCGGTCCAGCGCGAACGCATCAAAGTAGTGCCCCGCGAGGACATGGTGGAGATCTCCCGCGGCGGGGTCGCAGCCCAGCTGTAA
- the cobA gene encoding uroporphyrinogen-III C-methyltransferase — MAIQDIYPTALRLLGRPVLVVGGGPVAARRARGLLDAGALVTVVAPLASPALLGLADAGLLTWKPRPYRTSDVDGVWFVQTATGIPAVDAQVSADAEAQRVWCVNASDHESSAAWTPAVAVVDDIKIAVNAGGDPRRAMALRDAVATALETGDLPLRRRRASGGSVALVGGGPGDTGLITVRGRRLLGQADVVVADRLGPRELLGELAPDVRVIEVGKTPGHHPVPQSEINRILVDEAVQGHRVVRLKGGDPYVLGRGGEEAEFCRQNGVEVEVVPGVTSAISVPAAAGIPVTHRGLAKGFSVVTGHEELSEVPARADHTVILLMGVGQLRDSAASLARAGLPAGTPVGIVENGYLPNQRVTIGTLGTIADQAEAAGVANPAVIVIGDVVRVSPFAPSHFKTADYSTTSPNAPRTPRTTKSRALTP; from the coding sequence ATGGCAATTCAGGACATTTACCCCACGGCGCTGCGCCTCCTCGGCCGCCCCGTGCTGGTGGTGGGCGGCGGCCCGGTCGCTGCCCGCCGCGCCAGGGGACTGCTCGACGCCGGCGCCCTCGTCACCGTCGTGGCCCCGCTCGCCTCGCCGGCGCTTCTTGGCCTTGCCGACGCCGGCCTCCTCACCTGGAAGCCGCGCCCGTACCGGACGTCCGACGTCGACGGCGTCTGGTTCGTCCAGACCGCCACCGGCATCCCCGCTGTTGACGCGCAGGTCTCTGCCGACGCGGAAGCGCAGCGCGTCTGGTGCGTCAACGCCTCCGACCATGAATCCTCCGCAGCCTGGACCCCGGCCGTCGCAGTCGTGGACGATATCAAGATCGCCGTAAACGCCGGCGGAGACCCGCGCCGCGCCATGGCCCTCCGCGACGCCGTCGCCACTGCCCTGGAAACCGGCGACCTGCCGTTGCGCCGGCGGCGGGCGTCCGGCGGTTCCGTGGCCCTGGTCGGCGGGGGACCCGGCGACACCGGGCTTATCACGGTCCGCGGACGGCGGCTGCTCGGCCAGGCCGACGTCGTGGTGGCGGACCGTCTGGGCCCCCGCGAACTCCTCGGCGAGCTGGCCCCGGACGTCCGCGTCATCGAAGTTGGCAAGACCCCCGGACACCATCCGGTCCCGCAGTCGGAAATCAACCGGATCCTGGTTGACGAGGCCGTGCAGGGACACCGCGTAGTCCGGCTCAAGGGCGGCGACCCCTACGTTTTGGGCCGCGGCGGCGAGGAAGCCGAGTTCTGCCGGCAGAACGGCGTCGAGGTGGAAGTGGTCCCGGGCGTGACCTCGGCCATCTCCGTTCCGGCCGCCGCGGGAATCCCGGTCACGCACCGCGGCCTCGCCAAAGGCTTCAGCGTGGTCACCGGCCACGAGGAGCTCTCCGAGGTCCCGGCCCGCGCCGATCACACCGTGATCCTGCTCATGGGCGTCGGCCAGCTCCGTGACTCCGCCGCTTCCCTGGCCCGTGCCGGTTTGCCAGCAGGGACACCTGTTGGCATCGTAGAGAATGGCTACCTGCCGAACCAGCGGGTGACCATCGGAACGCTCGGGACAATTGCGGACCAGGCGGAGGCCGCCGGCGTCGCGAACCCTGCCGTGATCGTCATCGGCGACGTCGTCCGCGTCAGCCCGTTCGCGCCGTCGCACTTCAAGACCGCAGACTACAGCACCACCTCCCCGAACGCTCCCCGCACGCCCCGCACCACCAAGTCCCGCGCACTGACCCCGTAG
- a CDS encoding carbohydrate ABC transporter permease: MATIGTTPPGSTADAPEGPDAAGPGGHAGQARPAGRRKRRRSPRSTAAQVALWALLIVISAAFLYPLVWLISASLKPRAEVFDNSLIPRTFAPENYVEVWDQLPLLHWVGNSFIIALLAALLVTVSSSMVAFGFAYFRFPGRTLLFGLVLATMMLPGAVTMVPQYLIWKNLGVLGTWIPMFGMNLFGSAFYIFLQRQFFLGLPRELFEAARIDGASYFGLFRRIALPLSIPSLVVIFIFEFQASWNNLQSALIYLNAGSVEGFTAPLGIAYAMTKFSPTNGGQGDYQYVMVATLLITLPMLVLFAVGQRHFIEGVATEGRKG; this comes from the coding sequence ATGGCAACCATAGGAACCACCCCGCCAGGTTCGACGGCCGACGCGCCAGAGGGGCCGGATGCCGCCGGACCGGGCGGACATGCGGGCCAGGCCCGACCAGCCGGGCGGCGGAAGCGTCGCCGGTCGCCGCGTTCGACTGCTGCCCAAGTGGCATTGTGGGCCCTGCTCATCGTCATCAGTGCTGCGTTCCTGTACCCCCTGGTCTGGCTGATCTCGGCGAGCCTGAAACCGCGCGCCGAGGTCTTCGACAACTCCCTGATACCGCGGACCTTCGCTCCCGAGAACTACGTCGAAGTATGGGATCAGTTGCCCCTCCTGCACTGGGTGGGCAACAGCTTCATCATTGCCCTGCTGGCCGCGCTGCTGGTCACCGTCTCCAGTTCAATGGTGGCGTTCGGCTTCGCCTATTTCCGTTTCCCCGGCCGCACCCTCCTGTTCGGCCTGGTGCTCGCCACAATGATGCTGCCGGGCGCCGTCACCATGGTCCCGCAGTACCTGATCTGGAAGAACCTCGGGGTGCTGGGGACCTGGATCCCGATGTTCGGCATGAACCTGTTCGGCTCAGCGTTCTACATCTTCCTGCAGCGCCAATTCTTCCTGGGCCTGCCCCGGGAGCTCTTCGAGGCCGCCCGGATAGACGGTGCGAGCTACTTCGGCCTGTTCCGCCGGATCGCCCTGCCGCTGTCCATCCCCTCGCTCGTGGTGATCTTCATCTTCGAGTTCCAGGCCAGCTGGAACAACCTCCAGTCCGCCCTGATCTACCTCAACGCAGGCTCGGTGGAAGGGTTCACGGCCCCGCTCGGGATCGCCTACGCCATGACCAAATTCAGCCCGACCAACGGCGGCCAGGGCGACTACCAGTACGTCATGGTGGCGACGCTGCTGATCACGCTGCCGATGCTGGTGCTCTTCGCCGTCGGCCAGCGGCACTTTATCGAGGGAGTGGCCACCGAGGGCAGGAAGGGCTGA
- a CDS encoding carbohydrate ABC transporter permease — translation MKYNRREALAGYLFISPWIIGFVVFMLGAMAYSLVISFSRYNLATNVARPVGTANYALLFDDPKVALSLANTLFYAVLAVPLEICVALGLALLLNRVGRGAGFFRTVYYLPKMTPSVATASVFLLLLNGNTGAINQALGFFGIAGPQWLIDPAWVKPSIVLMTLWGVSGTMVIFLAALKSVPRDLYEVAALDGAGPVRKFFSITVPMISGALFFNVIVLTIAALQVFDQAYLLFWRDQTNSSPESSLFYGIYLFQQAFREFNFGFASAMAWVLFVIILLISLLQVKIGNRFVYYEGDKN, via the coding sequence GTGAAGTACAACCGCCGCGAAGCGCTGGCCGGCTACCTGTTCATTTCGCCCTGGATCATCGGATTCGTCGTGTTCATGCTGGGAGCGATGGCCTACAGCCTGGTGATCTCCTTCAGCCGGTACAACCTGGCGACCAACGTGGCACGGCCGGTGGGCACAGCCAACTACGCGCTCCTGTTCGACGATCCCAAGGTGGCGCTCTCGCTTGCCAACACGCTTTTCTACGCGGTGCTGGCCGTGCCGCTGGAGATCTGTGTGGCCCTGGGGCTGGCGCTGCTGCTGAACCGGGTTGGCCGGGGTGCCGGCTTCTTCCGGACCGTCTACTACCTCCCCAAGATGACGCCCTCCGTGGCCACAGCGTCGGTGTTCCTGCTGCTGCTCAATGGAAATACCGGGGCCATCAACCAGGCGTTGGGCTTCTTCGGGATCGCCGGTCCGCAGTGGCTGATCGACCCGGCATGGGTGAAACCCTCAATCGTCCTGATGACACTCTGGGGAGTCAGCGGCACCATGGTGATCTTCCTGGCCGCACTCAAGAGCGTGCCGAGGGATCTGTACGAGGTCGCCGCCCTCGACGGTGCCGGGCCGGTACGGAAGTTCTTCTCCATCACGGTCCCGATGATCTCCGGCGCCCTCTTCTTCAACGTCATCGTGCTGACGATCGCGGCCCTGCAGGTGTTTGACCAGGCCTATCTGCTGTTCTGGCGGGACCAGACGAATTCCTCGCCGGAGTCCTCGCTGTTCTACGGCATCTACCTGTTCCAGCAGGCCTTCCGCGAATTCAACTTCGGCTTTGCTTCGGCGATGGCGTGGGTGCTCTTCGTGATCATTCTGCTGATCAGCCTGTTGCAAGTGAAGATCGGCAACCGGTTTGTCTACTACGAGGGGGACAAAAACTGA
- a CDS encoding ABC transporter substrate-binding protein — MGARKTVLALAVVAALAATTACGGQSSGSAEEKPEFSKEASGALNAWGFDNADDVGKARMAYAADQHKDLQITMDQTAFDAQKFTTRAASGDVPDVVQMDRAFVATYAAQGLIKPLDACFTAQGMDPAKQFYPAVTEQITYKDQIWAVPQFYQPAAIILNQSVLQAAGVDKDQIDTSNKDKLLAAVAKTYKTSGDNPSTLGLDPVAAGQPELWLLANGGRLMDENGAPALDDPANAGALDLLKEILDAQGGYAKVKSFTDAFDTFGKDNQYVKSQVAAQVNAQWYVNVLAPYAQSLNISAVPFKDKSGSPVTVAGGTSFVIPAGAKNPNAACAWMTSLVTDDAWSAAGAARADKIAATPGAINTGLFTGSPSADKLIRDKFVKASGNAGFDETIATFYDVLPTGKSLGASPAGQAIKTELKNAVASALLGEKSAEKALADAQAAAKRAFDQAGS, encoded by the coding sequence ATGGGCGCAAGGAAGACTGTGCTGGCCCTTGCCGTAGTAGCGGCCCTGGCTGCTACCACGGCATGCGGCGGACAAAGCAGCGGTAGTGCGGAGGAGAAGCCGGAATTCTCCAAGGAGGCGTCCGGGGCACTGAATGCCTGGGGTTTCGACAACGCGGACGACGTCGGGAAAGCCCGGATGGCTTATGCCGCGGACCAGCACAAAGACCTGCAGATCACCATGGACCAGACAGCTTTCGACGCCCAGAAATTCACCACCCGCGCCGCCAGTGGCGACGTGCCGGATGTGGTGCAGATGGATCGCGCCTTCGTGGCCACCTACGCCGCGCAGGGACTGATCAAGCCCCTCGACGCTTGTTTCACGGCGCAGGGCATGGACCCGGCCAAGCAGTTCTACCCGGCCGTGACGGAACAGATCACATACAAGGACCAGATCTGGGCGGTGCCGCAGTTCTACCAGCCGGCCGCCATCATCCTCAACCAGTCGGTACTGCAGGCCGCGGGCGTGGACAAGGACCAGATCGACACGTCGAACAAGGACAAACTCCTCGCGGCCGTCGCCAAGACCTACAAGACCAGCGGTGACAACCCCAGCACCCTCGGACTTGATCCGGTTGCCGCCGGCCAGCCCGAGCTGTGGCTGCTCGCCAACGGAGGCCGGCTCATGGACGAAAACGGGGCGCCCGCCCTCGATGACCCCGCAAACGCCGGGGCCCTTGACCTCCTGAAGGAGATCCTCGACGCCCAGGGAGGCTACGCCAAGGTCAAGAGCTTCACCGACGCCTTTGACACCTTCGGAAAGGACAACCAGTACGTCAAGAGCCAGGTGGCCGCGCAGGTGAATGCCCAGTGGTACGTCAACGTGCTCGCCCCCTACGCCCAGAGCCTGAACATCTCCGCCGTGCCGTTCAAGGACAAATCCGGGAGCCCGGTCACCGTGGCCGGCGGAACGTCCTTCGTCATCCCGGCCGGCGCCAAGAACCCGAACGCTGCCTGCGCCTGGATGACGTCCCTGGTAACCGATGACGCCTGGTCCGCCGCCGGTGCGGCACGGGCGGACAAGATCGCGGCCACCCCAGGAGCCATCAACACCGGGCTCTTCACCGGGTCCCCCTCGGCGGACAAGCTGATCCGGGACAAGTTCGTCAAGGCCAGCGGCAACGCCGGTTTCGACGAAACGATCGCGACGTTCTACGACGTCCTGCCCACCGGGAAGTCCCTCGGAGCATCGCCGGCGGGCCAGGCGATCAAGACCGAATTGAAGAACGCGGTGGCCTCAGCCTTGCTCGGCGAGAAGAGCGCGGAGAAAGCGCTGGCGGACGCCCAGGCGGCAGCCAAGCGGGCCTTCGACCAGGCCGGGTCCTAG
- a CDS encoding MBL fold metallo-hydrolase — protein sequence MSITAVAEGVHLISEAHVNFYLVESDEGVTVVDSGLPAMWGTLLDALRSLERRLDDVQAVVLTHAHFDHLGLARRLRTDHQVPVWVHREDAYIARHPYRYRHERSRLVFSLSHPSGLPVLAKMARAGALRVRGLEDLSFFPAEGALPVPGRPEVVFSPGHTSGHCALFLRSRGVLFSGDALVTLDPYTGRTGPRIVAGAATADSGQNLESLTALERTGAGLVLPGHGDPWTRGIEEAVAIARHHGPA from the coding sequence ATGTCGATAACTGCCGTAGCCGAGGGTGTGCACCTCATTTCGGAAGCACACGTCAATTTCTATCTTGTGGAAAGTGATGAGGGAGTGACGGTGGTTGATTCCGGGCTCCCGGCCATGTGGGGAACGCTCCTCGATGCGCTGCGGAGCCTGGAACGCCGGCTGGACGACGTGCAGGCGGTGGTGCTGACCCACGCCCACTTCGACCATCTCGGATTGGCTCGAAGGCTCCGCACCGACCACCAGGTGCCAGTCTGGGTGCACCGCGAGGATGCCTACATTGCCCGGCACCCGTACCGCTACCGTCACGAGAGATCACGCTTGGTCTTTTCGCTGAGCCACCCGTCCGGTTTGCCGGTGCTCGCCAAGATGGCCCGGGCCGGGGCCCTCCGGGTGCGCGGACTCGAAGACCTCAGCTTCTTCCCGGCCGAGGGTGCACTGCCCGTCCCAGGCCGACCGGAAGTCGTGTTCTCGCCGGGGCACACGAGCGGCCACTGCGCGTTGTTCCTTCGCAGCCGGGGCGTTCTGTTCAGCGGCGATGCCCTGGTGACCCTCGATCCCTACACCGGACGCACCGGGCCCCGGATTGTGGCAGGGGCAGCCACCGCCGACAGCGGCCAAAACCTGGAGTCCCTTACCGCGCTGGAGCGGACCGGGGCGGGGTTGGTGCTACCCGGACACGGTGATCCCTGGACCCGCGGCATTGAGGAGGCCGTTGCTATCGCGCGGCACCATGGACCCGCATAG
- a CDS encoding DUF4383 domain-containing protein, with protein sequence MTTASRPAAGSTAIQKAAQAVGAVFVLVGILGFIPGITANYQALGMAGHESGALLLGVFQVSILHNIVHLLFGVAGLLLGRTPAQARNYLVGGGAIYIVLWLYGLLVDHNSPANFVPVNTADNWLHLVLGLGMIAIGLALSSSRRGTATTRTL encoded by the coding sequence ATGACAACGGCAAGCCGCCCTGCGGCGGGTAGCACCGCCATTCAAAAAGCGGCGCAAGCGGTTGGAGCAGTATTCGTGCTGGTCGGCATCCTGGGTTTCATCCCCGGGATCACCGCCAACTATCAGGCACTCGGCATGGCCGGGCATGAGTCGGGGGCACTGCTGCTGGGCGTGTTCCAGGTCTCTATCCTGCACAACATCGTCCACCTGCTCTTCGGGGTGGCGGGGTTGCTGCTCGGCCGGACGCCAGCCCAGGCCCGGAATTACCTGGTCGGCGGGGGTGCCATCTACATCGTGCTGTGGCTGTACGGGCTCCTGGTAGACCACAATTCTCCGGCCAACTTCGTCCCGGTGAACACTGCGGACAACTGGCTGCACCTGGTTCTGGGCCTTGGCATGATCGCCATTGGCCTGGCGCTCTCGTCCAGCCGCCGCGGAACCGCGACGACGCGGACACTCTGA
- a CDS encoding ABC transporter permease, with the protein MPSKSLFSAAADAAADPARNGASPRAASVTAALTRSSTGKADLRELESGLDSLQSDAGHKARIDWSRILLPVAAVVVLVIVWQLYVSMGFKRRDLVPGPLDVLEQFGNLWAGGKLQEAVWTSLQRGLLGFLISVAIATPIGLLLAQVAPLRRAFGPLISGLQVLPSVAWVPAAIIWFGLTDATVYFVVFMGAIPSIINGLISGVDQIPPQYRSVGTVLGASRLQLALQIILPAALPGYLSGLKQGWAFSWRSLMAAEIIAVGGSIGFGLGSMLNQGRDLSDMTVVMSAILLILAVGILIELLVFAPIEKRLLRRRGLLAGSTR; encoded by the coding sequence GTTCTCCGCCGCGGCCGATGCCGCCGCGGACCCCGCGCGCAACGGCGCCTCGCCCAGGGCGGCGTCCGTCACGGCGGCGCTGACCCGGTCCTCCACCGGAAAGGCCGACCTTCGTGAGCTGGAATCCGGGCTGGACTCGCTGCAGTCCGACGCCGGGCACAAGGCCCGCATCGACTGGAGCCGGATCCTGCTCCCGGTCGCCGCGGTCGTGGTGCTCGTTATCGTCTGGCAGCTCTACGTGTCGATGGGCTTCAAGCGGCGCGATCTGGTTCCCGGCCCGCTGGACGTGCTGGAACAGTTCGGCAATCTCTGGGCAGGGGGCAAGCTCCAGGAAGCCGTCTGGACCTCGCTGCAACGCGGACTCCTGGGGTTCCTGATCAGCGTGGCCATCGCCACTCCGATCGGACTCCTGCTGGCGCAGGTGGCACCGTTGCGCCGCGCGTTCGGCCCGCTGATTTCAGGGCTCCAGGTGCTGCCGTCCGTGGCCTGGGTGCCGGCCGCCATCATCTGGTTCGGCCTCACGGATGCCACCGTGTATTTCGTGGTGTTCATGGGGGCCATCCCATCGATCATCAACGGGCTGATTTCCGGGGTGGACCAGATCCCGCCGCAGTACCGCAGCGTCGGCACCGTTCTTGGCGCCTCGCGCCTGCAACTTGCCCTGCAGATCATCCTCCCCGCCGCTCTGCCCGGCTACCTGAGCGGACTAAAACAGGGCTGGGCGTTCTCCTGGCGTTCCCTGATGGCCGCGGAAATCATCGCGGTCGGCGGAAGCATCGGCTTCGGGTTGGGTTCCATGCTCAACCAGGGCCGCGACCTCTCGGACATGACCGTGGTGATGTCCGCGATCCTGCTGATCCTCGCCGTCGGCATCCTGATCGAACTGCTCGTCTTCGCACCGATTGAAAAGCGGCTGCTCCGCCGCCGCGGCCTCCTCGCCGGTAGCACCCGCTAG